CaacaatatcatatttttaatttatggcAGGGCATCTATAGTATCTGACCTGATGGCAAGGAATTAATTAGTGCGATTTTTCCTATGACATCAATAATGTAACTAATCCAGAGGACCACAGCCCACCATTCATATATATAATTCAATTACatgttttttcaagatcatatattCTTTTGTAAAATTCAATGTACACAACCACTAAAGTCCATACAAATTAGAATCaataatatatgatatataaatttattaagagTTAAATATATTTAACAATGACAAACTCAACTGATTCTCCACCTCAATTTAAGAATTGAGGATATGCAACATAGACTACATGATGCTTTCTTGCCCGTATACTACTTCCCTAcgtaattaaatccaaatatcaAGACTATAGAAAGAAGGGAAATCTTTTGCGCACCGCACTCGGTGATTCGATCGCATGCGAagccagcaaaaaaaaaaatttttttctcaccaaTGTCTCTGGATCTGCGTATGAGCGAATCATCATGTGCGGTGTGCGGTTTCTACACCGCacatgatgcacaaagaattgctctAAAAAGAATAATCGGTGGCCCGATATCTTTATCAAGGTCCACAATAAATCCTTTGAATCATTTCAATCAACTCCTCGAAATAAttgtagaaagaaagaaagaaagaggagagagagagaggagagacaaAATGAGAGAGTTGTGAAACCTCTCTCTCTCAGACTCGTTTGGTTTGTCGAAAGAATTTTTCTTCCCAAAAAGTTACTTCCTGGAAGAAGATTTTGGTATATTTGGTTGATCATGAGAAGTTGACTTATTATAAAATAGCTTATGTTTGAATGAGtacttatttttttgaaaaattatgtaaaatacctattatatccttagtagatataaaatcaaatatttttactcataaactttatataaatattaatattatatttatattaatataaatataacattaatatattataatataacattagaccataataatttattgtattaatataatactaatatattaatattatattaatataatatgaatattttaatataataaatttattaatatagatataaatataatattatattaatataaatattatattaatattaataaaaatattatattaatataaatattaaaataatattaaaatataataaatattaatattatatttatataaatattaatataatattaatataatattatattactattccgTATTTCATTCTAACCCtccattgatattttactaaattttaattataaattttaaaaaaatattttaaaaaaatatcattattttttttatcataaaaaatacgaaaatttattttttttataaatttttatttctcataaaatataaaaaatatttttttataaaaaaaatatatttttttttaaaacttcaaacaaacaaaaaaaacttTTTCGGAAAATCTCTCTTCCCCTTGCACTTTCCGTCAACCAAACGAATCCTCAAAATGGAAAAATGGCACGGGAAGCAAAGTCAAGCACGCGTGCGGCTAAACTGGAATCAGGggcaatttcatcaaaaaaaaactcGTGGTCTCTTCTTTTAGCGCCGTTGATTTGGACCCCTGCTTAAAGGAAAGCCAAAGCCTTCTTTCCTTGTTGCCTTGTCCGATCAGAGAGGAAACCGAGATTGTGCGATGGCGAGCGCTTTCCTCTCTTCCATCCTATCAAAAACCAGCCAACTATTGGGCTCTGTTCATAGATGGGCAGTCTCGACATCTTCATCATCAGATCCACGCAGCAGTATCTTGAAAGATTTGAAGAGGCTGGAGAGAACGTTGAAGAGGATCCAGACAGTGCTCCATGACGCGGAGGAGAGGGAGATACGAGAAGAAGCCATCAAGCTCTGGCTGAAGGAGCTTAAAGAGGTGGCTTATGATGCAGAAGACGTGCTGGACGAGTACCACTACGAGGAACTGCGAGCCCAAGTGGAAGCCCGAGCTTCCCGCAAGAGGAAGCGAGTAGAAGGGGACGATGAGGAAGAGGTAAGTAGTTCTCTTTCCACCATAGAGGTTTCAATTCCTGATGGCATGGGGGATAGAATCAGGGAGATCAGGGAGAGGTTCGATGAGATCTCGGAGGATCGGGAACGCCTCCGATTAAGAGAGGAAGATGGAGAGCGACGGGTCTTCGGAGCTCTGCGCCCACCACCAACCAGCCACATGGTGGACGAGTCAAGTATTTATGGAAGGGAACATGACAAGCAGAAGGTAATTGATTTGCTGTTTTCTGAGGGTATGGGAAGTGGTATCTCTGTCATTCCGATTGTCGGCAAGGGAGGACTGGGAAAAACCACCATCGCTCAGCTGGTCTACAATGACTCCAAGGTAAAAGAACGTTTTGATCTCACTGGATGGGTTTGCATATCCGATGATTTTGATGTTCCAAGGCTAACAAAGGCCATAATTGAGTCTCTTACGAAAATTTCATGTGATCTCACACCACTCAGCACACTTCAAGTTACTCTCAAGGAAAATGTGAAGGGGAAGAGAGTGTTGCTTGTGCTTGACGATGTGTGGAATGAGCAACAGAGCCTTTGGGAGTCCTTAAGAATCCCTTTTCTTGGAGCAGAAACAGTAAGAATTATCGTGACCTGTAGGAACGATTCGGTTGCGGAGATCATGCAGACAGTGCATCCTTATCATCCTGGCTACTTGTCTGAAGACGATTCTTGGTCATTATTCGAGCATTATGCATTTGCTGGCCGAGAATCTGAAGAACAATCACGCTTGGCAGATATCGGTAAGCAGATTGTCGAGAAGTGTTCCGGTTTACCATTGGCGGTGAAGACAATGGGAAGCCTTCTAAGACACGAGATAGACGAAGACAGTTGGATGGATGTCTTACAAAGTGATCTATGGGAACTAGACAAGGACAACGAGACTTTGGCATCTCTTAGATTAAGCTACAATCGCATGCCACCACATCTAAAACCCTGTTTCATTTACTGTTCCATGTTTCCAAAGGATTATGTGTTTGACAGAGATGTTTTAGTCAGATTGTGGATGGCACAAGGTTACATCCCCCCTCAAGGTAGGAAAACAATGGAGGACATCGGAGATGAATGTTTTAATGACTTGCTAAGAAGATCATTCTTTGATTCCTTTAATTACGTTGGTCATAGTAGATTTAAAATGCATGATATGATACATGATCTAGCAAAATTAATTGCAGGAAATGAGTGCTACACAATTGTGGACAACTGGCTACCCTGTTTCCCCGATGGGGTTCGCCATCTATACATACAAGGTGAAGAAGAATTAGTGAAATCACTGTGCTCACAAAATCTTAGGGCCCTACGGACCTTGTTAGTCTCGGCTCGGTTTGGGTCTATCTATAGGATGATAAAAGAAGTAACCCAATTTTCACTGCTTCTACTGAGGACAGAATGCTTACGGACTCTAACATTTGTTTGGAAAAGTGAAGATGAGTTGCCCGATTCAATCAGTAACCTGAAACACCTACGTTGCTTACATATCACATCCAAATTTATTAAGAAGCTCCCTGGATCAGTATGCCTCCTTTACCACCTACAGACATTGATCCTTGAATGTGATGCTCTTGCAGAGTTACCCAGTGGCACAGGTAACCTTATTAACCTACGATACTTTAGACTACAGACACATTGTATTAAAAGGCTCCCTGAATCAGTTTGTCAGCTACGCAGCCTGCAGACTTTGGATCTTCATTGGTGCAACAAACTTAAAGGGATAATGAGTGGCATAGGAATCCTTACTAATGCTCAAATTCTCTGTCTGCCAGCTGGAATCAAAAAACTAACAAATCTTCAGAGATTGTGTGGACGTTATGAAGTGCAGGGTGGGATAGGAGTGTTAAAGGACCTGGTGAACCTCCAAGGAGATCTCTGCATCTCAGGTCTCAGGAACTTGGTCAGCATAGAGGATGCAAAGGATGTTGGTCTTAAATATAAGCATAAACTTAAGCGGTTGTATCTATTTTGGGATGCCAACTGCGAACATGATTGGTATTATGATGGACTAGATCTAAAAGCTTTTCTTGAGGAAAATAAGGATGTCCCAGCCTATGAAAAAAGGGAGGAGGCCGTGCTTGAGTATCTTCAACCTCCCGCCAACCTCAAAAAGTTGCTTATAAATGGGTATGGTGGCTCCATTTTTCCAGAATGGGTGGGAAATCCTTTATCCTTTGCATCACTTCAAGAAATCCATATAATTGGATGTCAAAGCGTATGGTCCCTTCCTCTATTCATTCACGACTCTCTTGGAAAATTGGATGCATCCATATCAAAATCTATGATTGAGAGGGTGTCTATTTCTTGTTGCCAGCAGCTCAAATACATAGCAGGCCTTCATAATCTCTACTCACTTAAAGAATTGAAAATATCCGTTTGTCCTCGGCTCTTGATATTATCAGAGGAAGGACTGCCATCCAAGCTTCAAAAGCTGCATATTGAGGAGTGCCAACGGTTGACATCATTGCCGGGGATGCAAACCCTTACTTCTCTTCAagcattaattataaaaaattgtcCTCAACTCCGGTTCTTATCGGAGGAGGGACTACCAACCAATCTTCAAGATCTGCATATTGAGAAGTGCCAAAGGTTGATATCACTGCGGGGGATGCAAAACCTCACTTCTCTTGAGCTATTGACCATAATAAATTGTCCTCAACTCCGGCTTTTATCAGAGGAAAGACTACCAACCAATCTTCAAGATCTGCATATTAAGGAGTGCCAACAGTTGATATCACTGCGGGGGATGCAAAACCTCACTTCTCTTGAACTATTAACCATAATAAATTGTCCTCAACTCCTACTCTTAGCAGAGGAAGGACTACCATCCAAACTTGAATCACTGCATATTGAGGAGTGCCAACAGTTGACATCACTGTCGGGAATGCAAAACCTTACTTCTCTCAGAGAATTAACCATACAAAATTGTCCTAAACTTTGTATCCACGTAGAAGATCAGCTCTCATCTATGCCTCACCATGTGGATATTATTGATTGCCCTGGATTGGTTAACTGGTGCGAAATACAAAAAATCAACTGCATTCAGGTACCCTCCATCCCAAATTTGAAGTGCTTCAATTGATTACTCAGAGACTTACACAATTATACATTCTCTGATTGTATGTCTGAAGCTTCTGTATGGAACACATGTGCCAACTGAGTTCTCTTATTCTTTTTTGCTAATGCACCAGGTCGTTTCAGGCAACAAGCTGACTATATCGAACTCATGGGAGAAGATAATGCATGGGTTTCATGATTTGACATCCACCGAGCATAGATTTGATGAGTCATCTACTAGCAGAGTTGCATTGCTACAGCCTAGATCACATCTTTTTTTTAGCAATTCTTGGGAATCCTTTATAAAAAGACCCCAAGCCAAACTTGAAGAGCTGACCATATGGAGTTGCATGCACATCCTGCCACTAGAGGGCCTGCCTGAGCTCACATCTCTCCAAAGATTGATTATAAAGGACTGTCCTGGAGTCCGACTCTTGAGAGATGAGGTGCTCCCATCGATGCTCAAGTCCTTGGTACTTGATAGTTGTGAGAACCTAAGGTGTTTGCAGTTGGTGCAGCAGAACCGTTATGCACTTGAGGAGCTGCAGATTGTGAATTGCCCTGAAATCGTAATGGTGCAAGGGCTGGATCGCCTTTTCTTCCCCAAATTCTTAACAATAGAGCGATGCCCTCAACTCCTGCTTTCACAAGATGATTGGCGGCCATTTATTCACCCATGTGCTGAAATTGCAGGAGAATTGGAGATGAAATTCAATCCTCCACATTCAGGTAGCTTTAATTGCTGATTATCAGTCTGCAATCTTGGTTCTCTTTTAAATGAGCTATACTTGCATTTTGTCTACTTGCCAAATTAGTAACTGTGCTGGCACCAACTGCTCTATTTCTTTATCTGTCTTTGCAGAGGAAACAGAGAACAAAGAAACAATTGATGATGGAACCCAGGAGAAACAGGTGTTGAATTGTGTGATGATTGAACGTCCTAACAGTGTTGTATCTTCAAGATTTGATGCTGCAGATGATTGCAACATGGGTCAATTCCTACAGCTTGGGCTTCCTTCTGGTTGCAGGTCACAGTGCCCGGTACAAAACAATGCAGAACCATTGGTATGGATCAGCACAGGCCTATTAAATCCATTATTAAAATTTTAgggttttttatttgatttttgctTCAATAAAAAATCAAACATGTGCTGGCATGGCACATAGACATACTGTGCCAGTGGGTGTTTGGCATGATTATTGTCACCAATACTTAAATCCTTGGTCAACATTAACCAAGTTTGATTGCTGTCATCTTCCTTGAATGTATAATctgtcaaataaaaaaaatcagtttCTTGTCCGACATGATTGTTCATTTGTGGGCATTTTCCtggcatcatttttttttttttttgggaaatgaTCTTGGCATCAATTCCCAAGTGATCTCACCTGCAATTGGAGGGGGTTTTGCAAATAGTCAACAGTAATACTGTGGGTTCAAGCCAGAAGCATCTTTGGGTTGCCTTTTCCACTGTTATGTTGTGTTTGCTGAGAACTAATGTTTATAAAAAGGACTTGTAGCTTCTGATTGCTGCTTTCATAGCTTGCAAATTGATGATAAGACAAGCAATCTGTTTTTTTGGGTCATGACACATGTATAC
Above is a genomic segment from Elaeis guineensis isolate ETL-2024a chromosome 1, EG11, whole genome shotgun sequence containing:
- the LOC105040091 gene encoding putative disease resistance protein RGA3 isoform X4 — its product is MASAFLSSILSKTSQLLGSVHRWAVSTSSSSDPRSSILKDLKRLERTLKRIQTVLHDAEEREIREEAIKLWLKELKEVAYDAEDVLDEYHYEELRAQVEARASRKRKRVEGDDEEEVSSSLSTIEVSIPDGMGDRIREIRERFDEISEDRERLRLREEDGERRVFGALRPPPTSHMVDESSIYGREHDKQKVIDLLFSEGMGSGISVIPIVGKGGLGKTTIAQLVYNDSKVKERFDLTGWVCISDDFDVPRLTKAIIESLTKISCDLTPLSTLQVTLKENVKGKRVLLVLDDVWNEQQSLWESLRIPFLGAETVRIIVTCRNDSVAEIMQTVHPYHPGYLSEDDSWSLFEHYAFAGRESEEQSRLADIGKQIVEKCSGLPLAVKTMGSLLRHEIDEDSWMDVLQSDLWELDKDNETLASLRLSYNRMPPHLKPCFIYCSMFPKDYVFDRDVLVRLWMAQGYIPPQGRKTMEDIGDECFNDLLRRSFFDSFNYVGHSRFKMHDMIHDLAKLIAGNECYTIVDNWLPCFPDGVRHLYIQGEEELVKSLCSQNLRALRTLLVSARFGSIYRMIKEVTQFSLLLLRTECLRTLTFVWKSEDELPDSISNLKHLRCLHITSKFIKKLPGSVCLLYHLQTLILECDALAELPSGTGNLINLRYFRLQTHCIKRLPESVCQLRSLQTLDLHWCNKLKGIMSGIGILTNAQILCLPAGIKKLTNLQRLCGRYEVQGGIGVLKDLVNLQGDLCISGLRNLVSIEDAKDVGLKYKHKLKRLYLFWDANCEHDWYYDGLDLKAFLEENKDVPAYEKREEAVLEYLQPPANLKKLLINGYGGSIFPEWVGNPLSFASLQEIHIIGCQSVWSLPLFIHDSLGKLDASISKSMIERVSISCCQQLKYIAGLHNLYSLKELKISVCPRLLILSEEGLPSKLQKLHIEECQRLTSLPGMQTLTSLQALIIKNCPQLRFLSEEGLPTNLQDLHIEKCQRLISLRGMQNLTSLELLTIINCPQLRLLSEERLPTNLQDLHIKECQQLISLRGMQNLTSLELLTIINCPQLLLLAEEGLPSKLESLHIEECQQLTSLSGMQNLTSLRELTIQNCPKLCIHVEDQLSSMPHHVDIIDCPGLVNWCEIQKINCIQVVSGNKLTISNSWEKIMHGFHDLTSTEHRFDESSTSRVALLQPRSHLFFSNSWESFIKRPQAKLEELTIWSCMHILPLEGLPELTSLQRLIIKDCPGVRLLRDEVLPSMLKSLVLDSCENLRCLQLVQQNRYALEELQIVNCPEIVMVQGLDRLFFPKFLTIERCPQLLLSQDDWRPFIHPCAEIAGELEMKFNPPHSEETENKETIDDGTQEKQVLNCVMIERPNSVVSSRFDAADDCNMGQFLQLGLPSGCRSQCPVQNNAEPLWVDNNAVSPMFDDAADCNMGQFLQLGLPSEGVVSQIGNSNTMGSDRSIFRQGACGNDVLRDGRQ
- the LOC105040091 gene encoding putative disease resistance protein RGA3 isoform X1: MASAFLSSILSKTSQLLGSVHRWAVSTSSSSDPRSSILKDLKRLERTLKRIQTVLHDAEEREIREEAIKLWLKELKEVAYDAEDVLDEYHYEELRAQVEARASRKRKRVEGDDEEEVSSSLSTIEVSIPDGMGDRIREIRERFDEISEDRERLRLREEDGERRVFGALRPPPTSHMVDESSIYGREHDKQKVIDLLFSEGMGSGISVIPIVGKGGLGKTTIAQLVYNDSKVKERFDLTGWVCISDDFDVPRLTKAIIESLTKISCDLTPLSTLQVTLKENVKGKRVLLVLDDVWNEQQSLWESLRIPFLGAETVRIIVTCRNDSVAEIMQTVHPYHPGYLSEDDSWSLFEHYAFAGRESEEQSRLADIGKQIVEKCSGLPLAVKTMGSLLRHEIDEDSWMDVLQSDLWELDKDNETLASLRLSYNRMPPHLKPCFIYCSMFPKDYVFDRDVLVRLWMAQGYIPPQGRKTMEDIGDECFNDLLRRSFFDSFNYVGHSRFKMHDMIHDLAKLIAGNECYTIVDNWLPCFPDGVRHLYIQGEEELVKSLCSQNLRALRTLLVSARFGSIYRMIKEVTQFSLLLLRTECLRTLTFVWKSEDELPDSISNLKHLRCLHITSKFIKKLPGSVCLLYHLQTLILECDALAELPSGTGNLINLRYFRLQTHCIKRLPESVCQLRSLQTLDLHWCNKLKGIMSGIGILTNAQILCLPAGIKKLTNLQRLCGRYEVQGGIGVLKDLVNLQGDLCISGLRNLVSIEDAKDVGLKYKHKLKRLYLFWDANCEHDWYYDGLDLKAFLEENKDVPAYEKREEAVLEYLQPPANLKKLLINGYGGSIFPEWVGNPLSFASLQEIHIIGCQSVWSLPLFIHDSLGKLDASISKSMIERVSISCCQQLKYIAGLHNLYSLKELKISVCPRLLILSEEGLPSKLQKLHIEECQRLTSLPGMQTLTSLQALIIKNCPQLRFLSEEGLPTNLQDLHIEKCQRLISLRGMQNLTSLELLTIINCPQLRLLSEERLPTNLQDLHIKECQQLISLRGMQNLTSLELLTIINCPQLLLLAEEGLPSKLESLHIEECQQLTSLSGMQNLTSLRELTIQNCPKLCIHVEDQLSSMPHHVDIIDCPGLVNWCEIQKINCIQVVSGNKLTISNSWEKIMHGFHDLTSTEHRFDESSTSRVALLQPRSHLFFSNSWESFIKRPQAKLEELTIWSCMHILPLEGLPELTSLQRLIIKDCPGVRLLRDEVLPSMLKSLVLDSCENLRCLQLVQQNRYALEELQIVNCPEIVMVQGLDRLFFPKFLTIERCPQLLLSQDDWRPFIHPCAEIAGELEMKFNPPHSEETENKETIDDGTQEKQVLNCVMIERPNSVVSSRFDAADDCNMGQFLQLGLPSGCRSQCPVQNNAEPLWVDNNAVSPMFDDAADCNMGQFLQLGLPSEGVVSQIGNSNTMGSDRSIFRSLAIVSAMPNSPRTRRPALATPAAAMLRPCVRARQRVRPRVCSCPRARLRDRVNPCRMTLAVYAPNYKKKLLFL
- the LOC105040091 gene encoding putative disease resistance protein RGA3 isoform X2, whose product is MASAFLSSILSKTSQLLGSVHRWAVSTSSSSDPRSSILKDLKRLERTLKRIQTVLHDAEEREIREEAIKLWLKELKEVAYDAEDVLDEYHYEELRAQVEARASRKRKRVEGDDEEEVSSSLSTIEVSIPDGMGDRIREIRERFDEISEDRERLRLREEDGERRVFGALRPPPTSHMVDESSIYGREHDKQKVIDLLFSEGMGSGISVIPIVGKGGLGKTTIAQLVYNDSKVKERFDLTGWVCISDDFDVPRLTKAIIESLTKISCDLTPLSTLQVTLKENVKGKRVLLVLDDVWNEQQSLWESLRIPFLGAETVRIIVTCRNDSVAEIMQTVHPYHPGYLSEDDSWSLFEHYAFAGRESEEQSRLADIGKQIVEKCSGLPLAVKTMGSLLRHEIDEDSWMDVLQSDLWELDKDNETLASLRLSYNRMPPHLKPCFIYCSMFPKDYVFDRDVLVRLWMAQGYIPPQGRKTMEDIGDECFNDLLRRSFFDSFNYVGHSRFKMHDMIHDLAKLIAGNECYTIVDNWLPCFPDGVRHLYIQGEEELVKSLCSQNLRALRTLLVSARFGSIYRMIKEVTQFSLLLLRTECLRTLTFVWKSEDELPDSISNLKHLRCLHITSKFIKKLPGSVCLLYHLQTLILECDALAELPSGTGNLINLRYFRLQTHCIKRLPESVCQLRSLQTLDLHWCNKLKGIMSGIGILTNAQILCLPAGIKKLTNLQRLCGRYEVQGGIGVLKDLVNLQGDLCISGLRNLVSIEDAKDVGLKYKHKLKRLYLFWDANCEHDWYYDGLDLKAFLEENKDVPAYEKREEAVLEYLQPPANLKKLLINGYGGSIFPEWVGNPLSFASLQEIHIIGCQSVWSLPLFIHDSLGKLDASISKSMIERVSISCCQQLKYIAGLHNLYSLKELKISVCPRLLILSEEGLPSKLQKLHIEECQRLTSLPGMQTLTSLQALIIKNCPQLRFLSEEGLPTNLQDLHIEKCQRLISLRGMQNLTSLELLTIINCPQLRLLSEERLPTNLQDLHIKECQQLISLRGMQNLTSLELLTIINCPQLLLLAEEGLPSKLESLHIEECQQLTSLSGMQNLTSLRELTIQNCPKLCIHVEDQLSSMPHHVDIIDCPGLVNWCEIQKINCIQVVSGNKLTISNSWEKIMHGFHDLTSTEHRFDESSTSRVALLQPRSHLFFSNSWESFIKRPQAKLEELTIWSCMHILPLEGLPELTSLQRLIIKDCPGVRLLRDEVLPSMLKSLVLDSCENLRCLQLVQQNRYALEELQIVNCPEIVMVQGLDRLFFPKFLTIERCPQLLLSQDDWRPFIHPCAEIAGELEMKFNPPHSEETENKETIDDGTQEKQVLNCVMIERPNSVVSSRFDAADDCNMGQFLQLGLPSGCRSQCPVQNNAEPLWVDNNAVSPMFDDAADCNMGQFLQLGLPSEGVVSQIGNSNTMGSDRSIFSWQTRSLGNDEKQLLSLYNYLLKNGFGVKCFFVPCCELLKEWLADSLQLCLLC
- the LOC105040091 gene encoding uncharacterized protein isoform X9 translates to MTPSTLQVTLKENVKGKRVLLVLDDVWNEQQSLWESLRIPFLGAETVRIIVTCRNDSVAEIMQTVHPYHPGYLSEDDSWSLFEHYAFAGRESEEQSRLADIGKQIVEKCSGLPLAVKTMGSLLRHEIDEDSWMDVLQSDLWELDKDNETLASLRLSYNRMPPHLKPCFIYCSMFPKDYVFDRDVLVRLWMAQGYIPPQGRKTMEDIGDECFNDLLRRSFFDSFNYVGHSRFKMHDMIHDLAKLIAGNECYTIVDNWLPCFPDGVRHLYIQGEEELVKSLCSQNLRALRTLLVSARFGSIYRMIKEVTQFSLLLLRTECLRTLTFVWKSEDELPDSISNLKHLRCLHITSKFIKKLPGSVCLLYHLQTLILECDALAELPSGTGNLINLRYFRLQTHCIKRLPESVCQLRSLQTLDLHWCNKLKGIMSGIGILTNAQILCLPAGIKKLTNLQRLCGRYEVQGGIGVLKDLVNLQGDLCISGLRNLVSIEDAKDVGLKYKHKLKRLYLFWDANCEHDWYYDGLDLKAFLEENKDVPAYEKREEAVLEYLQPPANLKKLLINGYGGSIFPEWVGNPLSFASLQEIHIIGCQSVWSLPLFIHDSLGKLDASISKSMIERVSISCCQQLKYIAGLHNLYSLKELKISVCPRLLILSEEGLPSKLQKLHIEECQRLTSLPGMQTLTSLQALIIKNCPQLRFLSEEGLPTNLQDLHIEKCQRLISLRGMQNLTSLELLTIINCPQLRLLSEERLPTNLQDLHIKECQQLISLRGMQNLTSLELLTIINCPQLLLLAEEGLPSKLESLHIEECQQLTSLSGMQNLTSLRELTIQNCPKLCIHVEDQLSSMPHHVDIIDCPGLVNWCEIQKINCIQVVSGNKLTISNSWEKIMHGFHDLTSTEHRFDESSTSRVALLQPRSHLFFSNSWESFIKRPQAKLEELTIWSCMHILPLEGLPELTSLQRLIIKDCPGVRLLRDEVLPSMLKSLVLDSCENLRCLQLVQQNRYALEELQIVNCPEIVMVQGLDRLFFPKFLTIERCPQLLLSQDDWRPFIHPCAEIAGELEMKFNPPHSEETENKETIDDGTQEKQVLNCVMIERPNSVVSSRFDAADDCNMGQFLQLGLPSGCRSQCPVQNNAEPLWVDNNAVSPMFDDAADCNMGQFLQLGLPSEGVVSQIGNSNTMGSDRSIFRSLAIVSAMPNSPRTRRPALATPAAAMLRPCVRARQRVRPRVCSCPRARLRDRVNPCRMTLAVYAPNYKKKLLFL